The sequence AGTCAAATCGATGGCAGCGTATGCGCGGCGCTGCGATGATGGGTCCATGGTAAGAGCTGGACCGAAGGAGGAGCCATGATGTACGGAGCAGGGCAAGTGCATGAGCCGCGGTCGTTGGGAAGGCGCATGGGTGATTCTGTGATCGCTGCCGTGTGCACGGGATTGATGGCGGTGCTTTGCATTGGGATGCTGTGGGCCATGTCGCATGTGGGACAATAGCGGACGGTTGGGTGCCGACATAAACGGCGCTCACGTATTCGTTTTGCTTGTTAAGGAGTACCCATGGGCGTCGTCGATCCCTTTTCTGTTGCTCGGTCCGCGGGGCTTGAGCTGATCGGGAAGTCCGAGGGCCTCACGCTCACCGACGGCACGATGGAGCTGCGTGCCGATTTTGGCCGCATGCTTCCACGGCTCAAGCAGGGCCGTCTGCAGCAAGAACTGCTGGTAAAGGCTGCGCGCGCAAAAGGCATCGAGAGCCCATGGGCGATTGACGCCACGGCAGGCTTTGGCGAGGATTCGCTGCTGCTGGCGGCCGCGGGCTTTACCGTCGATCTGTATGAGCAGGATTGCGTGATCGCGGCGCTCCTCAAGGATGCCTTGGATCGCGCGGCAGATGATCCGGCGCTTGCGACAGCCGTGGCGCGCATGCGCTTACATGCGGGCGAGGACAGCATTGCCGGCCTTCGCCATACAGCTGGGCTGATCGGGCAGGGCGAGCTCACCGCTCCTGACGTGGTGTATCTGGACCCCATGTTTCCCGGACGCACCAAGAGCGCGGCGGTTAAAAAGAAGTTCCAACTCTTGCATCATCTGGAACAGCCGTGCGCCGATGAGGAGACGTTGGTCGAAGCTGCGCTTGCGGTGCACCCGCGCAAGGTCGTTATCAAGCGACCGGTGAAGGGGCCACTGCTTGCCGGCGTTAAGCCGAGCTATCAACTTGCGGGCAAGGCCGTTCGTTACGATGTTTTGGTGCCGCCGCGCCCGTAGCTTGCGTGCGATGGCTGGCGCTCCGTCAATGCCGTGCCGATGCGGCGCCTATTTCCAAGGGTGCGACGTCAGGTGCCATCCACCGCAGTATTCGCATTTGTAGCAGGCCAAACCGCGCCGCCCGCGGCTTTCGCAGTCGGCCATAACTGCCTCGGCCTCGGCGCGCGTGTCGTAACGGTTTTTGCGCTCGCACGATTTGTAGCGCCAGGCCTCATCGCGCTCGGCGTCCAGGGCGTCGCGGCGCTCGTCCTCGCGTGCAAACAGGTCGCTCATATCGCCGCCGGTGGCAGTGCTCAAAAACTCGCTTTTTGCTTTTGACCAGGCGGCTCGCTTTTTGCTTCCCATCTGCTTCGTGCCCCTCTCCAGACGCTGGTATCATTGCCCAATCAAAGTGATACCAATAAACGTGAGGTCGCCGCGTGATGATCAGAAAAACCCTCGATACCGACATTCCCGCCGTCATGGCTATCTATGACACGGCCCGCGCCTTTATGCGCGCGCATGGCAACGCCACGCAGTGGCCCGAGGGCACGCCTTCTGCCGAGCAGCTGGCTGCCGATATCGCCGCCGGTGGCAGCTATGTGTGCGAAGTCGACGGCCGCGTGGTGGCGACGTTTGCCTTTTTGCCGGGTCCGGACGAGTGCTATGACGCAATTGAGGACGGTCAATGGCGTAGCGACGCTCCGTACGCCGTGCTGCACCGTGTGGCATCCGACGGCACCGTGCACGGTATCGCGGCTGCGATGTTTGCCTTTGCCAAGGAGCGTGCCGATCACCTGCGCATCGACACGCATCAGGACAACCTGCCCATGCAGGGTGCCATCTTAAAGGCTGG is a genomic window of Collinsella aerofaciens containing:
- a CDS encoding class I SAM-dependent methyltransferase, translating into MGVVDPFSVARSAGLELIGKSEGLTLTDGTMELRADFGRMLPRLKQGRLQQELLVKAARAKGIESPWAIDATAGFGEDSLLLAAAGFTVDLYEQDCVIAALLKDALDRAADDPALATAVARMRLHAGEDSIAGLRHTAGLIGQGELTAPDVVYLDPMFPGRTKSAAVKKKFQLLHHLEQPCADEETLVEAALAVHPRKVVIKRPVKGPLLAGVKPSYQLAGKAVRYDVLVPPRP
- a CDS encoding GNAT family N-acetyltransferase — protein: MIRKTLDTDIPAVMAIYDTARAFMRAHGNATQWPEGTPSAEQLAADIAAGGSYVCEVDGRVVATFAFLPGPDECYDAIEDGQWRSDAPYAVLHRVASDGTVHGIAAAMFAFAKERADHLRIDTHQDNLPMQGAILKAGFERAGIVYVSDGTARVAFDWLREA